The Dyadobacter sp. 676 DNA window GGGATTAGGATCAGCCAGAAATTACCATTGAAAAGGGCAGGCGAATAGTAAAAAAGCAACGTACTTACGCCGCATCCGAAACCGCCGAACCACATGATCGTGTTTTGCCAACCCAGCCGATCGCCTACGAATCCGAAAATGAGGTTAAAAATGATATTGCTCGTAAAGATGGTGCCCCATATCCACAGCCATTCCTGGGTGGATAATCCGTGTGCGGCCATGTATGTGGGCAGAAATACCGGGAACGCAAACTGGGCTGTGGTATTGATAATGCGCACAATGCCGCCTATCAGGACTTTTGGCTCTTCCCGGATGATCGTCAGGCCTTTGAGCAGTTCCCGGGCCTTGCCGGCGGCTTCGCCAGCGGAATGGAAGCGATCTTTGTTCAATACCAGTGCAAAAAACGCGCCGATGCACACCCAGAAGATAGAACTCCAGAGTGTGTTCCGGTAACCGATGCGTTCGATGGCCCAGCTCGAATAGTATGCGCCGAATACATTCAACCCACCTGTAAATACAAACCAGAACCATCCCACCGCGCGGCCAAGTGCGTGCCCCGGTGTGCGGTAGGTGATCCAGACCAGGAACGAATAGGCGAACAGCGGATAACCAAATCCCCGGATCGCGTAAGTGAACAGCATTACCGGGAAATTCAGCGATTTCATGCCGAGCCCCACGAAGCCTACCGTGCCGATTACATATAGCAGAATGCCCATCAGCATAGCCTTGCGCGGGCCATACCCTTCCGCCAGCACACCCGAAAACCACGATGAGATGGCGATCGTGATGCCATAAACAGTGAAAAGCGACGCCGATTGCTGAATAGTCATGCCGCGTTCGAGGAGGTAAGGGCTGAGCCAGCCTTGCTCGACGCCGTCGCCCATCATGAAAATCAGGATACCCAGGTAGCCCCAGGCCAGGTGCCCGGGTAGTCCGATGCGGTCGAAGGGGGTAGTCGGTGCCATGTTTGGTTCAGGAAAGTAAAAGGCCAGTTGATCATGCGCCAGTACCGCGCATTTTGGGATAATTAAAATAAAAAAAATCAATTATCCCGTCTGATAAGCAATGCAAACAAAAGAAAATTAAATTATTTAAACAAAAATAAAGTTTATTAAAGTATTTGAAACTTTTACCTTTGAATGATAACAATATGATAATATCTGGCCCGGGGTAGTAATCCGGACGATTTTCATCCTTTATATTGCATTATTACATTCTCAAATAATCCGGCGGTGTAGTGAAGCGGAGCGCGTTAGGGG harbors:
- a CDS encoding MFS transporter — encoded protein: MAPTTPFDRIGLPGHLAWGYLGILIFMMGDGVEQGWLSPYLLERGMTIQQSASLFTVYGITIAISSWFSGVLAEGYGPRKAMLMGILLYVIGTVGFVGLGMKSLNFPVMLFTYAIRGFGYPLFAYSFLVWITYRTPGHALGRAVGWFWFVFTGGLNVFGAYYSSWAIERIGYRNTLWSSIFWVCIGAFFALVLNKDRFHSAGEAAGKARELLKGLTIIREEPKVLIGGIVRIINTTAQFAFPVFLPTYMAAHGLSTQEWLWIWGTIFTSNIIFNLIFGFVGDRLGWQNTIMWFGGFGCGVSTLLFYYSPALFNGNFWLILIPGILWGGLLAGYVPLSALVPSLVKEEKGAAMAILNLGAGLPVFIGPAIVGLFIGSIGSEGVAWTLAILYFISAVLTKFITLPQTGSVEVEIVRSGQE